From the genome of Platichthys flesus chromosome 10, fPlaFle2.1, whole genome shotgun sequence:
GCAAAGTCCACTTACTAGCAACAATTAAACTATAAGATGGCCGACATGTCTGCTCCCGCTGTGCATGAAAGAAGTCAAAATATCGCAAATATGGGGACTTCCATCTTGCGCTGTTAACGTttgtttggagccagagtcagaATCAGTGTATTATCTGAATAGGAgcacttaaaaaatatatcaaaattaTTTGAAGTGTAGCCATATGCCAACATGGAGTTTTGGATTGGTGACATGTACTGAAACAAGCCACTAGATGTTCACTGTCCTGCATACATCTTAAAACTGAATGGATTACCATGAAAGTTAGTGGAAGGATGCCTTAGGGGTCAGGGAAGGGGACATTCAATCTTGGCACTGCAAGATCAGgtgttttcaatattttcactgatttcccttAACCATGCAGCTTGATTCATTTTAAGGGGaccgttgggccttggcggaggaataCCCTATTCTATTTGTAATGTGTTTTAAAGCTTAATAACCAAATCAGATTGTCCACCATAAATGCAAAGCCTGTAATTTATCTGACAGCACCAAGTCTACACCCTGCATTATTCCAGGGTTAGTCACTGAAGCATTTAGATGAGTTACGAGCACGTAGAAGCAAAAAAATATCATTTCAGTAGCAGATTGTTATTATAAGCTGAGTAATCAGGtcatataattaaatataattatgtgTGCCTTCGTTTTAATTTGATGTTCCTAGTCTTTGTTTCACGTCATGCCGCGTGAAAAAAGAGGATGAGGACCTCTAATAAATACGCTCGTACAGTTCTGGCACATGAGAAATGTCCGGTGACCTTTCTAGACTCAATGGGAATCTAAACATAATCACATGTAGACATTGAACACAAAGTGACCGCCTGTGGATTCTTTTTATGGGAAGTTTGCATGACTTCCAGTCTATTTGCATGCAGAAGTACCAGTAGAGGGGAAGGGGAAGTATCAGTTACTGGGACAGCCCCTCCCCACAGCTCTGTACAGATCGTTTCCTGTTGAATATCAGGGATCCTCCATAACGTGACAGGATACCATCATTACTCATAACAATTGCAACACAGCAGATTAGATGTCTATCTTGTAGATTTGATGAGTCAACCATTAAACATGTTATCAGGCCTGTGACCTGCCCGAACCTGACGGGCTTACCcaggcctgggggggggggggggggggggggaatccttCTCCAGGCTCACTCTGTCATGTTGAAAACAGCAGCCCACTTCTTCAAGCGGCTGTTAGAAGGAGCCATCATTGTGTTACCACCATGTTCTGGCGGACTCTCTGACACCGAGCGCTGACTAGAAATTTCCATCTGATCTACAAATACCACAAAAGCCACTTACTTCAAACTTTCTACATAATCAAAAGAGTTGAACTTCATGTGCAAGTAACACGAGCTGCATAATCTATCGCTTTCTACCTCAGACCACAAACCTATTAAAAACCCTACCCAGTGTACAGTATGAGCTGTGACGCCAGCTGCAGTTTGGCCTGCATCGACttgatggtggtgatgtcagTAATGATTATTGTTTCATACATGATCTACTGGTGAGGCTCCTCAGTCCTGTGGTTTCTATAGAACCTTAATGACCGGTGCCTCTCCCTCTGCTACGTGTCAGAGGGGTGTCGCACAGCTATGTTTGTCTTCAAATCAATTATTCTTGTTTCCTTATTACCTTcgccaaggaggttacgttTTTGTCTGTGCTTGACTGATAATTGGCGGGATTACGCAAATACTACGATACAGACTGCCAcgaaaacttggtggaaagttGCACtatggatcagggaagaacccttCAAATCTTGGTTCAGATCTGTATcatatcttttctttcttctttcttactTTGTTATTAAGAGATAGGACAAAAAAATctgaaggttttgttttcattactgtTTGCctgtctgttagcaggattatgaaaaAACGACTCAACCTAAACATTCAAAACATGATGGAAGGGTGGGGTTAACTTTGGAGCAGATATGATTTAGGGGGTGGACcaaggatttgtttttcaccttctttaggatttattttgagtttttctatatttttgtgaatttctaaTGTAACGATGCTGAAATctttatggaaaaaaaagacaatatctAGAGGGCCGATATCCCTGAGTATTTACATTTTCCTACAGGTTGATTGAATcaaaggggactgttgggcacTATTCTAGTGCTTGAGCCTCGtgtttaactttcgttgactaAAGtggcttctttctcttttgtctttgtaGGTTATTGCTGAAGATGCAAGCTTCAACTGTCTCGCCTGTGACCAACACTACTGCACTTCCAAACACCACCGTCACAAAGTCCCAAGAACAAATCCTCATCCAGAGTAAGGATACCCCACATTgcgttcatgtttgtgttttgtcttcttcAGTTTCATATTGATAAGACATCCATGTGAGGTGTTAGTTATATCAACCATCAGAGCTGCATCCTCTCCATGACCTTTAGTTTAAAAATTATTCTATGATAAGCCAAGCCTCTTAAATAACAACCTATTGCCTCATGCAGCCTTGCATGGGAGCGGCACTCGAGcattaaatgaaacattaaacataatttaatgTTCCGGTTGCCTGTGAGTAATCTCGTTGCTAAGCATTGCTTACTTCTTCAGGAGTGTACACAAAACAAGCTGCTTCACGTGGAGATTTTAGAAGAAAACTAAGGTTCAACTCTTAAATGActcattcctcctccttctgtgtCTGTCAGGTTCTGGGGCTATGATCGCCATCATCGTCATAGGTATCATCATCATTCTCGCCATTCTTCTGATCATCCTGAAGACCTACAACAGGTAGAGCCGCATTCCTGCTTGACACCACAATTCCTGCCCTCTGAATGTCACAAGCAGTACAATTCCAGCCTGCTATTTTTATCGGAGGAACAATGAACAGCTTTTGTATTAATATCTTTTCATTAGGCTCCGTCCGTGAGAtcccaaaaaatgaaataaacatcaCCCATTTTGTTAAATCGGTATTAACTCTATTATGTTGATTCATACATGGTTTGATATGTAACCTTTTAAGAGTAAACAGTCCTCTTCACACCACTCACATGAAAACAGTACCGCCAAATAGGGCGGTTCCACCTTGAGACTGTTTAGTCTGAAAGTTCAGAGAAAAGTCATTGGCACATATGGGTCTttatgttttgctgtttttgaaATCATCCTCAAACCCCTCAGATTTATCTCATGACACCTTGGGTTGTATTATCCAGCAAGTCGGACACTTTGGACTCTACGGATCCTTGATGTGTCATCGCTCATGTCTCTGAATCTAAAGGCCAAATAAAGTCTGAGAGAAGAACATATGGCAGAAAAGTTTGGAAGCAGTAACATTCAATATAAAAAGATTTCCTGAGCAGATATGAGGGAATTGATTCttaattcaaattaaagtcCAATATTATACACAAAGTTTACTAACTCTATCAAATCAATAGGAGAATAAACCTTGTCAGTTCTTTTATGTcatgacttttatttttaattctaaattcttattattattatgaagcATCTTATTGTGCACTTCTCACAGTTTCAGCTGGTTATATCTACTTTCTAttatgtctgtatgtgtgtaactCAGTACAATTCCTCATATACGACAAGATCACaagtgtgttgtgtataaagtttcaaagtgaaaagtaactagtaactacagctgtcaatcattatgttCTGTAAAGTGGAAAAATGCTCGTAAAAAGTAACTCCTATCGTTTATTACCGTAGGTGTGACAAATGTAAGTAAATGTGCTCTGCAACTGTAAAGCTCAGGGTCGGGAACCCCCAAGGGATTGTATCACTAATCTTAGGGTTCACAAAATGATGAATGAGAATAGAACACAGTAACACATGTTAATTAAGATTCATATTAGGGCATCACATGCCAAAGTATATTAATATAGATggattattttattcagttttgatttaacattgttttatttactattttcatttcatgtgttCTTTTATAATTTTTCCACTGAAGTAAAAGGCCTACTAGCAACATCAGACTAGAAGttacaaatatgtaaaaaccATGTCCCCGCTAGATATGAGCGATGTGAGATCTAGTCTAACATGGTCTCATGGTTTCCAGATGGACCCATGCATCCAGAGTCCTGGGAGGGAGCACCAAACCTCGTCCGAAGATGTCACAGTCCACGGTGCACAGCAGCATGCCGCTAAGCACCCTGGGAATCAGCTCCGTGTCGAGCAGCATCGCCAATTCCAACCCGGCCTCGGCGAACAGCTTCCATCTGCCCAGAGCGGAGCTGACCAGCGTGGAGGAGAACCACATAGAGCAGctcagcaccaccagcagctccaccgtGGTCACCATACATGAATCGCCGTCGCTGGGGAACACATAGCACCATGACTGCACTCTAGTCTCACAAGAGGCATTGACTGCTAGCCCCGTCCTCGTCCGTGACCATGCACGGCGCGTGTTGACTGAATCCTGTGGAAACTCAACCTGTGACGTCTGAGTTATCACTGTCAATCTTCACCAACTGAGCCACTGCTGGTCACTACTGGGATATACGTCATTTTggtgtacacaaacacacaacatgaacaaAATGGTACCAGACACAAACGCAATGGATCATATGAAGGATGTTGCATGAAGAAAGCGTGTTTAGGGTATAGACACCATCAAGTTTCTTACTGTTTGTACTGTTTGTTGATACTTTGTCAGTACTAAAACCATGAAGAATATGTATAGTAAAGGCTGTAATGGCTCGACGATGCTGGTCATAAGTGTGTACATTTCTGCATAAAGAAGAAATCTATATGTTCATAAGTAAATGTAGAATTAgtatatagaaaataaagacTGGATGATAATGGTTGCCAGCCTTTTTTCAGGTCATAACTTGATAGAGCAGATTTATATCTATAAACAATATTCTTTGATTTAACTGGTTCACCTGGCATCACACTGTCTTTGTCTTCTGCCCACAGATTCTCACAGATTAGTTTTACTATGTAGAATGAATCGACTACAGAGAAATCTGTTTTTCAAAGGTGGCACCAAAAGGACTTTgcactttattttcattgttgtctgtgtttgtattgtttgtggctcttaagtgaaagaaaagagatgaaataaaaaatgtcatgtttctaAATGTGGCTGCTTGTAATTTGTGCGGCAGAATGTGTGACGTAAAGCTGGGGGGGAGATTAAAAGGACGTAAGTAAGAACACCAGAGGAAaggcaagaaaaaaagagaggaaaagaaaagaaaatttgtAATTGAATAAGTTATTATAGTAATGGTTattagtattattgttatttttgtattattattattattattattattattatgtattatcattgtttttataattaaggcccgagcactgacaagCACAGACAGatagtgaccccccccccttaattatttgtttttattagatttACATAGTGTAAATTAATAGGTGGTTGAAGTCCTGCCAATTATAGGGGTCCAGTATCTTGCCATggacatgcagatgggaaagagtgggaattgaacccccaaccttctggttggagaacgaccactctaccccctaggcaaATCCTATATTAACATTAGGGATTGGATTACCTGTTTATTCACCTGAGAAActaaaaacaggaagaagatggataaatgattgtgtgtgtgtgtgtgactgtgtcattctatgctggTTTTGATGCACATTTCAGagtgtattttctactttagtACATATATTTGACGGCCTTACTTAAAagtaactttttatttttagacactggatgatttgatttattctcTATTGATAGAGAATAAATCAGTAGTTTCCAACCTTGGCTTcggacgccttacaagaatcacagtgtggaacacatttaatttaatataattctgaaaattcat
Proteins encoded in this window:
- the ncmap gene encoding noncompact myelin-associated protein; its protein translation is MQASTVSPVTNTTALPNTTVTKSQEQILIQSSGAMIAIIVIGIIIILAILLIILKTYNRWTHASRVLGGSTKPRPKMSQSTVHSSMPLSTLGISSVSSSIANSNPASANSFHLPRAELTSVEENHIEQLSTTSSSTVVTIHESPSLGNT